A genomic stretch from Haloferax sp. Atlit-12N includes:
- a CDS encoding ABC transporter permease, with protein sequence MSTTTETEIPLRQRVAENPQPALIWAAVGAVLIGVELGAILQVVGAVAGVVVNLIPGDPGASAVQSLQAAFDAIPTLVSRDVIPNQGYWNGTGYENTFLGLSPAVAWAIRVAFVYAYAFAVLAWAWNGYKRFRRHYRRVDWTPRDDVVNRFRGHSWGKFGLIIVITFVVMAVFAPALGPTTMEQNILQPYDYEVSYWSEDTQSVETVLVGEANLGSGSQGAGDENVAPMTYDDFGRFHPFGTATNGKDLFTQVVFGARISLTIAVVAMGIAGLIGLGLAMITAYYKGLADLATVLVSDSIQALPVIMVLILMLVIFQNTWVRELYDGAVLIILIFSIVYWPFIWRSIRGPALQVSEQDWIDAAKSFGQTPTQVMRKHMAPYVFSYMLIYASLSLGGIIISVAGLSYLGLGITAPTPEWGRLIANGQQYVASPSWHISLVPGLLITLVVTGLNAFGDGIRDAIDPQADTGDEAAATGGGA encoded by the coding sequence GTGAGCACGACAACCGAAACCGAAATTCCGCTCCGACAACGAGTCGCTGAGAACCCCCAGCCCGCGCTGATTTGGGCCGCCGTCGGTGCAGTCCTCATCGGCGTCGAACTGGGCGCTATCCTCCAAGTCGTCGGCGCCGTCGCCGGCGTGGTCGTCAACCTCATCCCCGGTGACCCCGGCGCGTCCGCCGTCCAGTCGCTGCAGGCGGCGTTCGACGCGATTCCGACGCTCGTCTCCCGCGACGTGATTCCGAACCAGGGCTACTGGAACGGCACGGGCTACGAGAACACGTTCCTCGGGCTCTCGCCCGCGGTCGCGTGGGCCATCCGCGTCGCGTTCGTCTACGCGTACGCCTTCGCGGTGCTGGCGTGGGCGTGGAACGGCTACAAGCGGTTCCGCCGTCACTACCGCCGCGTCGACTGGACGCCGCGGGACGACGTGGTCAACCGCTTCCGGGGTCACTCCTGGGGCAAGTTCGGGCTCATTATCGTCATCACGTTTGTGGTCATGGCGGTATTCGCGCCCGCGCTCGGTCCGACCACGATGGAGCAGAACATCCTCCAGCCGTACGACTACGAGGTCAGCTACTGGAGCGAAGACACCCAGAGCGTCGAGACCGTCCTCGTCGGCGAGGCCAACCTCGGCTCCGGGTCGCAGGGAGCGGGCGACGAGAACGTCGCGCCGATGACGTACGACGACTTCGGCAGATTCCATCCGTTCGGCACGGCGACAAACGGGAAGGACTTATTCACACAGGTGGTGTTCGGGGCCAGGATATCCCTGACCATCGCCGTCGTCGCCATGGGAATCGCCGGCCTCATCGGCCTCGGCTTGGCCATGATAACGGCGTACTACAAGGGACTGGCTGATTTGGCGACGGTGTTAGTCTCAGACTCGATACAGGCGTTGCCGGTCATCATGGTCCTCATCTTGATGCTCGTCATCTTCCAGAACACCTGGGTGAGGGAGTTGTACGACGGCGCGGTGCTCATCATCCTCATCTTCAGTATCGTCTACTGGCCGTTCATCTGGCGGTCGATACGTGGGCCAGCGCTCCAGGTGTCCGAGCAGGACTGGATTGACGCCGCGAAGTCGTTCGGTCAGACGCCGACGCAGGTCATGCGCAAGCACATGGCCCCCTACGTGTTCAGCTACATGCTCATCTACGCCTCGCTCAGTCTCGGTGGTATCATCATCAGCGTCGCCGGGCTCTCCTACCTCGGGCTCGGCATCACCGCGCCGACCCCCGAGTGGGGCCGGCTCATCGCGAACGGCCAGCAGTACGTCGCGAGCCCCTCGTGGCACATCTCGCTGGTTCCCGGCCTCCTCATCACGCTCGTCGTGACCGGCCTGAACGCCTTCGGCGACGGCATCCGCGACGCCATCGACCCGCAGGCAGACACCGGTGACGAGGCCGCGGCCACGGGAGGTGGCGCATGA
- a CDS encoding cation:proton antiporter — translation MAAALLEFGYLFVVLAVVGAVALRLGLSVIPLYVVGGVVAGPYVAGRVGLPYVPNGEVVTVLAELGIVLLLFFLGLEFSLDRLRSSGAKIGRAGVIDLAVNLPIGVAIGLVLGWSPVESLLLGGIVYISSSAIVTKTLIDLGWIADPESEPILGTLVFEDLAIAVYLAVVTSLVLGGDGGVAAIGRSLAIAFGFLGLLFVAVQYGTALFARVLDVENEEAFVLRALAVVVPISGAALALGVSEAVAAFFVGMGFSTSGHRERLEHLLVSVRDVFAAVFFFWIGLGTDPTLLAAAAVPLVIAVVLSTPSKVVSGYLGGRAYDLSAHRSLRVGVGLVPRGEFSLVIAALAAAGTTPVMREIIPAFAVGYVFVMSALGTVLMQRSDLVERLVFRGGAADSETSAEST, via the coding sequence ATGGCGGCGGCGCTCCTCGAATTCGGCTACCTGTTCGTCGTCCTCGCGGTCGTGGGAGCGGTCGCGCTCCGCCTCGGCCTGTCGGTGATTCCCCTGTACGTCGTCGGCGGTGTCGTCGCCGGACCGTACGTCGCCGGGCGGGTCGGGCTCCCCTACGTCCCGAACGGCGAGGTCGTGACGGTTCTCGCGGAACTCGGTATTGTCCTCCTCCTGTTTTTCCTCGGGTTGGAGTTCAGCCTCGACCGACTCCGGTCGTCGGGGGCGAAAATCGGCCGCGCGGGCGTCATCGACCTCGCGGTGAACCTCCCCATTGGCGTCGCCATCGGTCTCGTCCTCGGGTGGTCACCGGTCGAGTCGCTCCTACTCGGCGGCATCGTCTACATCTCGTCGTCGGCAATCGTGACGAAGACGCTCATCGACCTCGGGTGGATTGCGGACCCCGAGTCGGAGCCGATTCTGGGGACGCTCGTCTTCGAGGACCTCGCTATCGCGGTCTACCTCGCGGTCGTCACCTCGCTCGTACTCGGCGGCGACGGCGGCGTCGCGGCCATCGGTCGGTCGCTCGCCATCGCCTTCGGCTTCCTCGGACTCCTGTTCGTGGCCGTCCAATACGGGACGGCGCTTTTCGCCCGCGTCCTCGACGTGGAGAACGAAGAGGCGTTCGTCCTGCGGGCGCTCGCGGTCGTCGTTCCCATCTCGGGTGCGGCGCTCGCGCTCGGGGTGAGCGAGGCCGTCGCGGCGTTCTTCGTCGGCATGGGCTTTTCCACGAGCGGCCACCGGGAGCGACTCGAACACCTGCTCGTCTCGGTCCGCGACGTGTTCGCCGCGGTGTTCTTCTTCTGGATCGGCCTCGGCACCGACCCGACGCTGTTGGCGGCGGCCGCCGTCCCGCTCGTCATCGCGGTCGTCCTCTCGACGCCGTCGAAGGTCGTCTCGGGCTACCTCGGCGGCCGGGCGTACGACCTCTCTGCGCACCGGTCGCTCCGGGTCGGCGTCGGACTGGTCCCCCGCGGCGAGTTCTCGCTCGTCATCGCGGCGCTGGCCGCCGCGGGCACGACGCCGGTGATGCGCGAAATCATCCCGGCGTTCGCCGTCGGCTACGTCTTCGTCATGAGCGCGCTCGGGACGGTGCTGATGCAGCGGTCGGACCTCGTGGAGCGACTCGTCTTCCGCGGCGGCGCGGCGGACAGCGAAACCTCGGCTGAGAGCACCTAA
- the glyS gene encoding glycine--tRNA ligase translates to MSEGDESAALTELAKRRGFFFGSSEAYGGVGGFYTYGPQGAALKSNVEEAWRERFAVQEGNLEIEAPTIMPEPVFEASGHLDGFDDMLVECAECGESHRADHLIEDNSDLEDAETLSPEEAAEKIADLGLVCPTCGADLAGQSVEDFNLMFETNIGPGSSTPGYLRPETAQGIFVEFPRIKEYARNSLPFGVTQVGRAYRNEISPRKSIVRTREFTQAELEHFIDPERDEADLSAVEDVEVLLYPATEQEADDGDYVETTIGEAVEDGVIGNAWLGYFLGIAQEWYETVGVDMDRFRFRQHLAGERAHYSSDCWDAESEVDGDWIEIAGFSYRSDYDLSKHGEYGDDDFTVFQQYDEPKTVERAVVDPDMATLGPEFGAQAADVAEALETLAERDPDAFDADEVTLDIDGEEITVDTDVANFSVETQTEAGEHITPHVVEPSFGIDRTVYTLLAHAYETDEVDGEARSYLSLSPSVAPTNVGVFPLVSNVDELVDLADDVAAELRAAGFAVVYDDSGSIGRRYRRQDEVGTPFCITIDRDGLEGDGANTVTIRERDSGKQVRLPVDDLVGTLVGLRAGTASFDDVLDENEVVEA, encoded by the coding sequence ATGAGTGAGGGCGACGAGTCCGCCGCACTCACCGAACTCGCGAAGCGCCGAGGCTTCTTCTTCGGTTCCTCGGAGGCCTACGGCGGCGTCGGCGGGTTCTACACCTACGGCCCGCAGGGCGCGGCCCTGAAGTCCAACGTCGAGGAGGCGTGGCGCGAGCGCTTCGCCGTCCAGGAGGGCAACCTCGAAATCGAAGCGCCGACCATCATGCCCGAACCCGTCTTCGAGGCGTCGGGCCACCTCGACGGCTTCGACGACATGCTCGTCGAGTGCGCCGAGTGCGGCGAGTCCCACCGTGCGGACCACCTCATCGAGGACAACTCCGACCTCGAGGACGCTGAGACGCTCTCGCCCGAGGAGGCGGCCGAGAAAATCGCCGACCTCGGCCTCGTCTGTCCGACCTGCGGCGCGGACCTCGCGGGCCAGTCGGTCGAGGACTTCAACCTCATGTTCGAGACGAACATCGGCCCCGGCTCCTCGACGCCCGGCTACCTCCGCCCCGAGACGGCGCAGGGTATCTTCGTGGAGTTCCCGCGCATCAAGGAGTACGCGCGCAACAGCCTCCCGTTCGGCGTGACGCAGGTCGGTCGCGCCTACCGCAACGAGATTTCGCCGCGGAAGAGCATCGTCCGTACCCGCGAGTTCACGCAGGCCGAACTGGAGCACTTCATCGACCCCGAGCGCGACGAGGCCGACCTCTCAGCGGTCGAGGACGTAGAGGTGCTTCTGTACCCCGCGACCGAGCAGGAGGCCGACGACGGCGACTACGTCGAGACGACCATCGGCGAGGCCGTCGAGGACGGCGTCATCGGCAACGCGTGGCTCGGCTACTTCCTCGGCATCGCCCAGGAGTGGTACGAGACGGTCGGCGTCGACATGGACCGCTTCCGCTTCCGCCAGCACCTCGCGGGCGAGCGCGCCCACTACTCCTCGGACTGCTGGGACGCCGAGAGCGAGGTCGACGGCGACTGGATAGAAATCGCGGGCTTCTCGTACCGGAGCGACTACGACCTCTCGAAGCACGGCGAGTACGGCGACGACGACTTCACCGTCTTCCAGCAGTACGACGAGCCGAAGACGGTCGAGCGCGCCGTCGTCGACCCCGACATGGCGACGCTCGGCCCCGAGTTCGGCGCGCAGGCCGCCGACGTGGCCGAGGCGCTGGAGACGCTCGCTGAGCGCGACCCCGACGCCTTCGACGCCGACGAGGTCACCCTCGACATCGACGGCGAGGAGATCACCGTCGACACCGACGTGGCCAACTTCTCGGTCGAGACGCAGACCGAGGCGGGCGAACACATCACGCCGCACGTGGTCGAGCCCTCGTTCGGTATCGACCGCACGGTGTACACGCTCCTCGCGCACGCGTACGAGACCGACGAGGTCGACGGCGAGGCGCGGAGCTACCTCTCGCTTTCGCCCTCGGTCGCGCCGACGAACGTCGGCGTCTTCCCGCTCGTGAGCAACGTCGACGAACTGGTCGACCTCGCCGACGACGTGGCCGCCGAACTCCGCGCGGCCGGTTTCGCGGTCGTCTACGACGACTCGGGTAGCATCGGTCGGCGCTACCGCCGACAGGACGAGGTCGGCACCCCGTTCTGCATCACCATCGACCGCGACGGGCTCGAAGGCGACGGCGCGAACACCGTCACCATCCGCGAGCGCGACAGCGGCAAGCAGGTCCGACTGCCCGTCGACGACCTCGTCGGAACGCTCGTCGGCCTGCGCGCCGGCACCGCCTCGTTCGACGACGTGCTCGACGAGAACGAGGTCGTCGAGGCGTAA
- a CDS encoding dolichol kinase, with translation MGRPNTAEVKRRLVHASGSGMPLLYLLGLVEWRTLGYLFVFLTAVVSVLELLRLFGGLEWAVYDELTREYEQDNVAGYALYVYSQTAVALVFDPHVAIPGMLMLTIGDPISGLMGSAPVGELKSVRTLAVMFAVCFVLAAPFVIPVSGVVAGGLAAAAGAAGATLADGVKPVVAGYVIDDNVSIPPVACVAIAGTLWLVGVA, from the coding sequence GTGGGGCGACCGAACACCGCCGAGGTGAAGCGGCGACTGGTCCACGCGAGCGGCTCGGGGATGCCGCTTTTGTACCTCCTCGGGCTGGTCGAGTGGCGTACCCTCGGGTATCTGTTCGTCTTCCTCACGGCGGTCGTCAGCGTCCTCGAACTGCTCCGACTGTTCGGCGGCCTCGAGTGGGCCGTCTACGACGAACTCACCCGCGAGTACGAACAGGACAACGTCGCCGGCTACGCGCTGTACGTCTACAGCCAGACCGCCGTCGCGCTGGTGTTCGACCCGCACGTCGCCATTCCGGGGATGCTCATGCTCACCATCGGCGACCCGATAAGCGGCCTCATGGGCTCCGCGCCGGTCGGCGAACTGAAATCGGTGCGGACGCTCGCGGTGATGTTCGCCGTCTGTTTCGTCCTCGCCGCGCCGTTCGTGATTCCCGTTTCGGGGGTCGTCGCGGGCGGCCTCGCCGCGGCCGCCGGGGCCGCCGGGGCGACGCTGGCCGACGGGGTAAAGCCGGTCGTCGCCGGCTACGTCATCGACGACAACGTCTCGATTCCGCCGGTCGCCTGCGTCGCCATCGCGGGGACGCTCTGGCTGGTCGGCGTCGCGTAA
- a CDS encoding ABC transporter ATP-binding protein has translation MSTDQASSTRTEGEPLLSVENLRTSFYTDKEVIRAVDGISFDIFRGETVGIVGESGSGKSVTARSIMRLVEKPGRIENGRIMYDGQDLLDKSPKQMRSIRGGSIAMVFQDPLTSLNPVYTVGNQIKEALRLHRGLSGSKATKEAIELLEAVGIPDAHRRVREYPHQFSGGMRQRAVIAMALACDPELLICDEPTTALDVTIQAQILELLEELQEERDLGIMFITHDMGVIAEIADRVNVMYAGEIVESAPVVELFESPKHPYTQGLLNSIPGQGLDEDERLATIEGDVPTPNEDPTYCRFAPRCPKAFAECDTVHPVPVDVGDNADDHRASCLLYPEDLPTEEAVAVHREGGQRGGDTR, from the coding sequence ATGAGCACCGACCAGGCGAGTTCGACCCGCACCGAGGGCGAACCGCTGCTCTCCGTCGAGAACCTCCGAACGTCGTTCTATACGGACAAGGAGGTCATCCGCGCGGTCGACGGCATCTCGTTCGACATCTTCCGCGGCGAGACCGTGGGTATCGTCGGCGAGTCCGGCTCCGGCAAGTCCGTCACGGCCCGCTCTATCATGCGGCTGGTCGAAAAGCCCGGCCGCATCGAGAACGGCCGTATCATGTACGACGGCCAGGATCTCCTCGACAAATCGCCGAAGCAGATGCGCTCCATCCGCGGCGGCAGCATCGCGATGGTGTTCCAAGACCCGCTGACGAGTCTGAACCCCGTCTACACGGTCGGCAACCAGATCAAGGAGGCGCTTCGCCTCCACCGCGGACTGAGCGGGTCGAAGGCGACGAAAGAGGCCATCGAACTGCTCGAAGCGGTCGGGATTCCGGACGCGCACCGTCGCGTCCGCGAGTATCCTCACCAGTTCTCCGGCGGGATGCGCCAGCGCGCCGTCATCGCGATGGCGCTCGCGTGCGACCCCGAACTGCTCATCTGCGACGAGCCGACGACGGCGCTCGACGTGACCATCCAGGCGCAGATTCTGGAACTCCTCGAAGAGCTTCAGGAGGAACGCGACCTCGGTATCATGTTCATCACTCACGACATGGGCGTTATCGCCGAAATCGCGGACCGCGTCAACGTGATGTACGCGGGCGAAATCGTCGAGAGCGCACCCGTCGTCGAACTGTTCGAGTCGCCGAAACATCCCTACACGCAGGGGCTTCTCAACTCCATCCCCGGACAGGGGCTCGACGAGGACGAGCGCCTCGCGACCATCGAGGGCGACGTGCCGACGCCGAACGAGGACCCGACCTACTGCCGGTTCGCCCCCCGGTGTCCGAAGGCGTTCGCCGAGTGCGACACGGTACACCCCGTCCCCGTCGACGTGGGCGACAACGCGGACGACCACCGAGCGTCGTGTCTGCTGTACCCCGAAGACCTCCCGACTGAGGAGGCGGTCGCCGTCCACCGCGAGGGCGGACAGCGCGGAGGTGACACGCGATGA
- a CDS encoding CBS domain-containing protein, with protein sequence MKVADAMTRGEEVVTVSLPGTRDDVLEYLQERGFSSVPVVKETDEGTKYRGLISREDLIEHPDEDQLAVLVREVPTAGADDDLEAAAATMVSEGARRLPVVDGDAIEGILTVTDVVRAIARGDIDGETEVGDLAARDVNTTYVDVPLHIVEREIFYANVPYAIVLDDEASLAGIVTEVDIIEVARVVEGEAGTGDSVANQDDEWMWEGIKAVGNRYIPTRNVEIPAEPVSKFMTDDLVSVPTRATAKDAAQTMIREDIEQIPLVSGDELIGIVRDINLLEALYE encoded by the coding sequence ATGAAAGTAGCCGACGCGATGACCCGCGGTGAGGAGGTCGTGACGGTGTCCCTGCCGGGCACGCGCGACGACGTTCTGGAATACCTCCAAGAGCGTGGGTTCTCTTCTGTTCCTGTGGTGAAAGAGACCGACGAGGGGACGAAGTACCGAGGCCTCATCTCTCGGGAGGACCTCATCGAACACCCCGACGAGGACCAGCTGGCGGTGCTCGTCCGCGAGGTTCCGACCGCGGGCGCCGACGACGACCTCGAAGCGGCGGCCGCGACGATGGTCTCGGAGGGCGCGCGCCGACTCCCCGTCGTCGACGGCGACGCCATCGAGGGCATCCTCACCGTCACCGACGTGGTCCGGGCCATCGCCCGCGGCGACATCGACGGCGAGACCGAGGTTGGCGACCTCGCCGCCCGCGACGTGAACACGACGTACGTCGACGTCCCCCTACACATCGTCGAGCGCGAGATATTCTACGCGAACGTGCCCTACGCGATTGTCCTCGACGACGAGGCCTCGCTGGCCGGCATCGTGACCGAAGTCGACATCATCGAGGTCGCCCGCGTCGTCGAAGGCGAGGCCGGCACCGGTGACTCGGTCGCAAACCAGGACGACGAGTGGATGTGGGAGGGCATCAAGGCGGTCGGCAACCGCTACATCCCGACCCGGAACGTCGAGATTCCGGCCGAACCGGTCTCGAAGTTCATGACCGACGACCTCGTGAGCGTCCCGACGCGCGCCACCGCCAAGGACGCCGCCCAGACGATGATTCGCGAGGACATCGAGCAGATTCCGCTCGTCTCCGGCGACGAACTCATCGGCATCGTCCGCGACATCAACCTGCTGGAGGCGCTGTATGAGTGA
- a CDS encoding cation:proton antiporter regulatory subunit translates to MTIYESDLPGVGKKHEVELGDGSRLVIVTHNSGKREVFRRASADSDSEKLFELTDKLARQVGTLLEGAYFQPVQTEDIETLLGDNTLIEWVEVGADSDIAGKTLGESDLRQATGASVIAIERDDEVVASPGGDAMVEAGDTLVVIGPKAACRDFTALVKGT, encoded by the coding sequence ATGACTATCTACGAGAGTGACCTTCCGGGCGTCGGGAAGAAACACGAGGTGGAACTCGGCGACGGCTCCCGGCTCGTCATCGTGACGCACAACAGCGGCAAGCGGGAGGTGTTCCGGCGCGCGAGCGCCGACAGCGACTCCGAAAAGCTGTTCGAACTCACCGACAAGCTGGCCCGACAGGTGGGGACGCTCCTCGAAGGCGCGTACTTCCAGCCGGTCCAGACGGAGGACATCGAGACGCTCCTCGGCGACAACACGCTCATCGAGTGGGTCGAGGTCGGCGCGGACTCCGACATCGCGGGCAAGACGCTCGGCGAGTCTGACCTCCGGCAGGCGACCGGCGCGTCGGTTATCGCCATCGAACGCGACGACGAGGTCGTCGCCTCGCCCGGCGGCGACGCGATGGTCGAAGCCGGTGACACGCTCGTCGTCATCGGTCCAAAAGCGGCCTGCCGCGACTTCACGGCGCTCGTCAAAGGGACCTGA
- a CDS encoding ABC transporter ATP-binding protein, producing the protein MSTTSTEEERSTEARGDTILEVNDLKTYYEDGGFLGSNPVKAVDGVSFDIQRGETLGLVGESGCGKSTLGRTLMRLEEATAGEVKLNGTDITTLSGSDLKQFRKDVQMVFQDPDSSLNERMTVGEIVREPLDVHDWKTPSERRERVRELLETVGLQEQHYYRYPHQFSGGQRQRIGIARALALEPEFIILDEPVSALDVSVQAKILNLLEDLQNEFGLTYLFIAHDLAVVRHICDRVAVMYLGNMMEIGPADEMFDQPANPYTHALLSSIPEPDPTIERDRITLRGTPPSPRDPPAGCPFSTRCPVKIRPAAYRDMDAELWERIEVFREVLRERSRADPSLSDRVRKLLGRESHRAGMDEIIPELFGELDVPSDVMSHIREAADYAENDDEDAARAYLREEFGSVCDHERPDQLSVGNRGRLSLCHRHEPEYEEPATVFETLVQ; encoded by the coding sequence ATGAGTACGACATCCACCGAAGAAGAGCGGAGCACCGAGGCGCGCGGAGACACCATCCTCGAGGTCAACGACCTCAAAACGTACTACGAGGACGGCGGCTTCCTCGGCAGCAACCCCGTGAAAGCGGTCGACGGCGTCTCGTTCGACATCCAGCGCGGCGAGACGCTCGGACTCGTCGGTGAGTCCGGCTGCGGGAAGTCCACCCTCGGTCGCACGCTGATGCGCCTCGAAGAGGCCACCGCGGGCGAGGTCAAACTCAACGGCACGGACATCACCACGCTGTCCGGCTCGGACCTCAAGCAGTTCCGCAAGGACGTACAGATGGTGTTCCAGGACCCCGATTCGAGCCTCAACGAGCGGATGACCGTGGGCGAAATCGTCCGCGAACCGCTCGACGTGCACGACTGGAAGACGCCGTCCGAACGCCGCGAGCGCGTCCGCGAACTGCTCGAAACCGTCGGCCTGCAGGAACAGCACTACTACCGCTACCCGCACCAGTTCTCGGGCGGCCAGCGCCAGCGCATCGGCATCGCCCGCGCGCTCGCGCTCGAACCGGAGTTCATCATCCTCGACGAGCCGGTGTCGGCGCTCGACGTGTCCGTGCAGGCGAAGATTCTCAACCTGCTCGAAGACCTGCAAAACGAGTTCGGGCTGACGTACCTGTTTATCGCCCACGACCTCGCCGTCGTCCGCCACATCTGCGACCGTGTCGCCGTGATGTATCTCGGCAACATGATGGAAATCGGGCCGGCCGACGAGATGTTCGACCAGCCAGCGAATCCGTACACGCACGCGCTGTTGTCGTCGATTCCGGAGCCAGACCCGACTATCGAACGCGACCGCATCACCCTCCGCGGGACGCCGCCGAGCCCGCGCGACCCGCCGGCGGGCTGTCCGTTCTCGACGCGCTGTCCGGTGAAGATTCGCCCGGCGGCGTACAGAGACATGGACGCAGAGCTCTGGGAGCGCATCGAGGTCTTCCGCGAGGTTCTTCGGGAGCGCTCGCGGGCCGACCCCTCGTTGAGCGACCGCGTCCGGAAACTGCTCGGCCGCGAGAGCCACCGCGCCGGGATGGACGAAATCATCCCCGAACTGTTCGGCGAACTGGACGTGCCCTCGGACGTGATGTCGCACATCCGCGAGGCCGCCGACTACGCCGAAAACGACGACGAGGACGCCGCGCGGGCCTACCTCCGCGAGGAGTTCGGCAGCGTCTGTGACCACGAGCGACCCGACCAGCTTTCGGTCGGTAACCGGGGTCGCTTGAGCCTCTGTCACCGCCACGAGCCCGAGTACGAAGAGCCGGCGACCGTCTTCGAGACGCTCGTCCAATAG
- a CDS encoding ABC transporter permease, protein MSRWQYFLRRVLMSIPVVIFGTTITFALIRLGPLDPVSAILGTQYNPQAAEQIRTNLGLNQPLWSQYLDFMYDLFTFQLGQSWVIAPGTTAYELIEIYAPRTIWLGFWSVVIALFVGIPLGFYAGLNPNTPSDYAASFGGIVWRAMPNFWLAIMLVTALSQLGTWTNGLFTWQTWIVRTNVVTPPALGFFQSPVEQFLADPGGWTESFIRATKQIAPAALVLGSASMGNEMRIGRTAVLETINSNYVETARAKGVSGRSLVWKHIFRNALIPLVPIITGEAFLLLGGSVFVETVFAINGLGWLFFNAAINGDLPLIGTLMFIFILILVGTNILQDFLYTIIDPRVGYDG, encoded by the coding sequence ATGAGTCGATGGCAGTACTTCCTCCGCAGGGTACTGATGTCGATTCCTGTCGTCATCTTCGGGACGACAATTACGTTTGCCCTCATCCGCCTGGGGCCACTCGACCCCGTTTCGGCGATTCTGGGGACGCAATACAACCCACAGGCGGCAGAACAGATTCGAACGAACCTCGGGTTGAACCAGCCGCTTTGGAGTCAGTACCTCGACTTCATGTACGACCTGTTCACCTTCCAACTCGGCCAGTCGTGGGTCATCGCGCCCGGGACGACCGCGTACGAACTCATCGAGATCTACGCGCCCCGGACGATTTGGCTCGGCTTCTGGTCGGTCGTCATCGCGCTGTTCGTCGGGATTCCGCTCGGCTTCTACGCCGGGCTGAACCCGAACACGCCCTCGGACTACGCCGCCTCCTTCGGCGGAATCGTCTGGCGCGCGATGCCGAACTTCTGGCTGGCCATCATGCTCGTCACGGCCCTCTCGCAGCTCGGGACGTGGACGAACGGCCTGTTCACGTGGCAGACGTGGATCGTCAGGACGAACGTCGTCACGCCGCCGGCGCTCGGCTTCTTCCAGTCACCGGTCGAGCAGTTCCTCGCCGACCCCGGCGGGTGGACCGAGTCGTTCATCCGAGCGACGAAGCAGATCGCTCCGGCCGCGCTGGTCCTCGGGTCGGCGTCGATGGGGAACGAGATGCGTATCGGCCGCACCGCCGTCCTCGAGACCATCAACTCGAACTACGTCGAGACCGCCCGCGCGAAGGGCGTCTCCGGGCGCTCGCTCGTCTGGAAGCACATCTTCCGGAACGCGCTCATCCCGCTCGTGCCCATCATCACGGGCGAGGCGTTCCTGCTTCTCGGCGGGTCAGTGTTCGTCGAGACGGTCTTCGCCATCAACGGCCTCGGCTGGCTGTTCTTCAACGCAGCCATCAACGGGGACCTGCCGCTCATCGGGACGCTGATGTTCATCTTCATCCTCATCCTGGTCGGCACGAACATCCTACAGGACTTCCTGTACACGATTATCGACCCGCGCGTCGGGTACGACGGGTGA